The following proteins come from a genomic window of Proteinivorax hydrogeniformans:
- a CDS encoding NADH-dependent [FeFe] hydrogenase, group A6, with protein sequence MLTITIDGKQVSTPKGTTILEAAQKAGIDIPTLCHHKDIFPPEVHKNGACRICMVEDVANDKMVPSCVHPVSDKMVINSSSRKIKQARKVILESILENHLVDCDNCLREKKCELMTLAEKFELNDLDTTSVKRQEDTIDISGEGIKRDPQKCILCGRCVRVCSETQSTDILSYQYEGYPDQVIPPFSDEVSPQYHRQLKDTACVECGQCITVCPVGALTEKSHEERVLEAIQDPNMHVIAQTAPAIRVSIGEEFGITPGGVSTGQMVASLKELGFDKVFDTNFTADLTIMEEGHEFIDRVNKGENLPMFTSCSPGWIKFVEHNYPKYLNHLSTCKSPQQMFGALAKTFYAEKMGIDPKNIFSVSVMPCTAKKYEANRPEMGRADTQDVDAVLTTREFARMVKKAKIDFENLDPQEHDNPLGISTGAGAIFGATGGVMEAALRTAVEVITGEELGRLEFEQVRGYDGIKEATLPVGELDVKVAVVHGLTNARKLFEMIKNGDAFYHFVEVMTCPGGCIGGGGQPLPATKEKRHARINAIYEVDKNLPIRKSHENPAVKQLYKEFLGDPLGHKSHELLHTEYTQRQQVSTKHKEIKEAGLSDVLIYPLTQEDGKQAKVLVKPGDEVMLGQKIADANGFYGRPIYSGVAGKVSKVNDEGADIVITPKEPFDSSTAEVSAATEGAEHLEEIPNAVIKQKMVDMGLAKDFGISNKKSNIPLFEKGIDWDSRHKDKLVVNVVGNNSFITKDHRLILEHMNEFLKGIKTLLKVCSLNECVIALNIADTTVTNLLAQKLKDDEQIDVVTVTDRYPTNKEDMLVERIFGTGKSSQECIITDVSKVLSLYRCIFVGAPTLDTVITVDGVHVAHPANYRVKLGVTIKSLLIDAGVDINQIDGNSSSIYISDANGQLQEVSLEDPITRDVHGILNLADLSKTKLNNYEDCVHCGRCVEGCPMELNPNHLSLFAETMQLNKSRLFNVDSCIGCSICAYVCPSNRPISSMIKQTKEALKSN encoded by the coding sequence TTGCTAACTATAACTATAGACGGCAAACAGGTTAGTACTCCTAAAGGAACTACCATACTGGAAGCTGCACAAAAAGCTGGCATAGATATACCAACCTTATGTCATCATAAAGACATTTTTCCTCCAGAAGTTCACAAAAATGGTGCCTGCCGTATTTGTATGGTAGAAGATGTGGCTAACGATAAAATGGTACCAAGCTGTGTACATCCTGTTTCCGATAAAATGGTGATAAACTCATCTAGTAGAAAGATTAAACAAGCTAGAAAGGTTATCTTAGAGTCAATTTTGGAAAACCACCTAGTTGATTGTGATAATTGTCTGCGAGAGAAAAAGTGTGAGCTTATGACTTTGGCAGAGAAATTTGAGTTAAATGACTTAGATACTACCAGCGTGAAGCGTCAGGAAGATACCATAGATATTAGTGGAGAAGGGATAAAAAGGGATCCTCAAAAGTGTATTTTATGTGGACGCTGTGTAAGAGTTTGCAGCGAAACTCAAAGCACAGATATACTGAGTTATCAGTATGAGGGTTATCCTGACCAGGTGATTCCGCCTTTTTCCGATGAAGTATCACCTCAATATCATAGGCAGCTTAAAGACACTGCTTGTGTTGAGTGTGGTCAATGTATTACAGTTTGTCCTGTAGGAGCTTTGACAGAAAAAAGTCATGAGGAAAGAGTATTAGAGGCCATACAAGACCCTAATATGCATGTAATTGCTCAGACAGCACCAGCTATAAGGGTTTCTATAGGCGAAGAATTTGGTATTACTCCCGGCGGGGTTAGTACCGGACAGATGGTAGCTAGCTTAAAGGAGCTAGGGTTTGATAAAGTGTTTGATACAAACTTTACAGCGGACTTAACAATTATGGAAGAAGGACATGAATTTATTGATAGAGTGAACAAAGGTGAAAATCTACCGATGTTTACCTCTTGTAGTCCTGGTTGGATAAAGTTTGTGGAGCATAATTACCCTAAATATTTAAATCACCTATCGACCTGTAAGTCTCCGCAGCAAATGTTTGGGGCGTTGGCAAAAACCTTTTATGCTGAAAAAATGGGCATAGACCCTAAAAATATTTTTTCCGTTTCAGTTATGCCTTGCACCGCTAAAAAGTATGAAGCAAACCGACCGGAGATGGGAAGAGCGGATACTCAAGATGTTGACGCTGTGCTTACTACAAGAGAGTTTGCCCGAATGGTAAAAAAAGCTAAAATTGATTTTGAAAACTTAGATCCTCAGGAGCATGACAACCCACTTGGCATTTCCACAGGTGCAGGAGCTATTTTTGGAGCTACAGGAGGTGTTATGGAAGCTGCTCTGCGTACAGCAGTTGAAGTAATCACCGGTGAGGAACTAGGAAGGTTAGAATTTGAGCAGGTTAGAGGTTATGACGGCATTAAAGAAGCTACTTTACCTGTCGGAGAGTTAGATGTTAAAGTGGCTGTAGTGCATGGTTTAACTAATGCAAGGAAATTATTTGAAATGATTAAAAACGGTGACGCTTTTTATCACTTTGTTGAAGTGATGACCTGCCCTGGAGGTTGCATCGGGGGTGGAGGCCAACCACTTCCTGCAACAAAAGAGAAGCGTCATGCAAGGATAAATGCTATATATGAAGTGGATAAAAACTTGCCTATTAGGAAGTCTCATGAAAACCCCGCAGTAAAGCAACTGTATAAAGAGTTTTTAGGAGATCCCTTAGGTCATAAATCTCATGAACTTTTACACACAGAGTACACTCAGCGCCAACAAGTTAGCACTAAACATAAAGAGATTAAAGAAGCGGGACTTTCCGATGTGTTAATTTACCCACTAACCCAAGAAGATGGTAAGCAAGCAAAAGTTTTAGTTAAGCCAGGCGATGAGGTTATGTTGGGACAAAAAATAGCTGATGCAAATGGCTTTTATGGACGCCCTATCTACTCAGGAGTAGCGGGTAAAGTGAGCAAAGTAAACGATGAAGGTGCCGACATAGTGATCACCCCCAAAGAACCTTTTGATTCCTCAACAGCAGAAGTGTCTGCGGCAACTGAAGGAGCTGAGCACTTAGAAGAAATTCCTAACGCTGTTATAAAGCAAAAGATGGTGGATATGGGATTAGCAAAAGACTTTGGAATTAGCAATAAAAAGTCTAACATCCCATTATTTGAAAAAGGGATTGATTGGGACAGTAGACATAAAGATAAACTTGTGGTGAACGTAGTAGGAAATAATAGCTTTATCACTAAAGATCATCGGTTAATTTTAGAACACATGAATGAGTTCCTAAAAGGTATAAAAACCTTGCTTAAAGTTTGTAGTTTAAATGAGTGCGTAATTGCTCTAAATATAGCCGATACAACTGTTACTAACTTGCTAGCACAAAAACTTAAAGATGACGAGCAGATAGATGTTGTTACGGTAACTGACAGATACCCTACAAATAAGGAAGATATGCTGGTAGAAAGAATCTTCGGCACAGGCAAATCTTCTCAAGAATGTATAATTACTGATGTTTCGAAGGTGTTAAGTCTTTACCGTTGTATTTTTGTAGGTGCTCCTACTTTAGATACTGTTATTACAGTTGACGGAGTCCATGTGGCTCATCCCGCTAACTATAGGGTAAAACTAGGAGTTACTATAAAATCATTGCTAATAGATGCCGGGGTGGATATCAACCAAATTGACGGAAACTCCTCAAGTATTTATATTAGTGATGCTAATGGGCAGTTACAAGAGGTGTCCTTAGAAGATCCTATCACAAGGGACGTTCACGGTATTTTAAACTTGGCAGATTTGTCAAAAACCAAGTTAAACAACTATGAAGATTGTGTTCACTGTGGGAGATGCGTAGAAGGGTGTCCTATGGAACTTAACCCTAATCATCTAAGCTTATTTGCTGAAACAATGCAGTTAAATAAAAGTAGGTTGTTTAACGTGGATAGCTGTATAGGTTGCAGCATATGTGCTTATGTATGTCCATCAAATAGACCGATTTCTAGTATGATAAAGCAAACAAAAGAAGCATTAAAATCAAATTAG
- a CDS encoding RnfABCDGE type electron transport complex subunit D: MSIFSPRKRLKANITIKDSMLDVIIALLPVSLVSLYFYGINFLIVMGVSVAAAVITESVIRKILGKENKISDLSAVVTGMLIALVLPSSVTAWRAIIAAVIGVGLAKELMGGLGWNRFNPALFGYVATIGFGWIFRVNEPHIFGEVDVATQATPLTMLHQGVEMPSYGSLLAAFPGGSFGEVSALALILGGIYLLYQRQIEWRLPVSIIATVFFLSMFLNQDPFYSVLTGGVLLGAIFMATDWVTCPDNLRGKIVYGISIGVLICIFRFFLPSTGGVAFSILIMNALVPVIESLTVKRRPIANSQKM; encoded by the coding sequence ATGAGTATTTTCTCTCCCCGGAAAAGGCTAAAAGCAAACATTACTATAAAAGATAGTATGCTAGATGTAATTATAGCTTTGCTTCCGGTTAGCTTAGTATCTCTATACTTTTATGGGATTAACTTTCTGATAGTTATGGGGGTTTCTGTAGCAGCGGCTGTAATTACAGAAAGTGTGATAAGAAAAATACTAGGTAAGGAAAATAAAATATCTGATTTAAGTGCAGTTGTAACTGGCATGTTGATTGCCTTAGTGCTACCTTCTTCGGTTACTGCATGGCGCGCTATTATAGCTGCAGTAATTGGTGTTGGGCTAGCAAAAGAGCTGATGGGGGGCCTAGGCTGGAACCGGTTTAACCCTGCATTATTTGGATATGTAGCCACTATAGGGTTTGGTTGGATATTTAGAGTAAATGAGCCTCATATATTTGGAGAGGTAGATGTAGCTACCCAGGCAACTCCATTAACCATGCTGCATCAGGGGGTTGAAATGCCAAGCTACGGAAGCCTATTGGCTGCCTTCCCTGGAGGGTCATTTGGTGAGGTCTCAGCTTTAGCTTTGATACTTGGAGGAATATACTTGTTGTATCAAAGACAGATTGAGTGGCGACTACCTGTATCCATTATAGCCACAGTATTTTTCCTATCGATGTTTTTAAATCAAGATCCTTTTTATAGTGTTTTAACAGGTGGAGTGCTACTAGGTGCAATTTTCATGGCCACTGACTGGGTTACTTGTCCAGATAACCTTCGTGGTAAAATTGTGTATGGAATAAGCATTGGAGTGCTAATCTGTATCTTTAGATTTTTCCTTCCATCAACAGGTGGAGTTGCATTTTCAATCTTAATCATGAATGCTCTAGTTCCTGTTATAGAGAGTTTAACCGTTAAAAGACGTCCGATTGCAAACTCTCAAAAAATGTAA